The DNA sequence ACTTCGGCTACCGGGTGTCGCGGTACGAGTTGGAGCTGGAGTACAAGGTCGCCATCAACCGGCTCGGCGGGACGGCCACCGTCACCGCCGTCACGCTGGCCGAGCTCCAGACGTTCAGCCTGGACCTGTCCAGCGCGCTGTCGGTGGCCAAGGTGACGGTGAACGGAAAGCGGCCGAAGCACTTTCGCACCGATCGGGACAAGCTGCACATCACGCTCGCCGATCGGTTGCCCGCCGGTGCCGCGATGACGGTGGCGGTGCGCTACAGCGGGACACCGCGACCGAAACGGACCCCCTGGGGTGAGGTCGGTTTCGAGGAACTCACCGAGGGCGCGCTGGTGGCCGGCCAGCCCAACGGGGCGTCGTCGTGGTTCCCGTGTGACGACCATCCCAGCGCCAAGGCGAGCTTCCGGATCCAGATCGCCACGGAGAGCGCCTATCTCACGCTCGCCAACGGAAAGTTGTTGTCCCGCAGGGCCCGCGCCGGCATGACCACCTGGACCTACGAGCAGAGCGAGCCGACCTCGACGTATCTGATCACGCTGCAGGTCGGCCCGTACACCAGGCGGCGGATGGCCAAGAACGGCGTGGAGATCTTCTCGGTGCTGCCCGACCGGCTGCGCCGCGAGTTCGACCACGACTTCGGCCGCCAACCGCAGATGATGAAACTCTTCGTCAAGCTGTTCGGTCCGTACCCGCTGGCCGACGGTTACACCGTGGTCGTCACCGACGACGATCTGGAGATCCCGCTCGAGGCGCAGGGCATCTCGATCTTCGGGGCCAACCACTGCGACGGCCGGCGCGGCTCCGAGCGGCTGGTGGCCCACGAACTGGCCCACCAGTGGTTCGGCAACTCCGTGACCGCCCAACGCTGGCGCCACATCTGGCTGCACGAGGGTTTCGCCTGCTACGCCGAGTGGTTGTGGTCCGACCACTGCGGGGAGCGCAGCGCCGACGACTGGGCCCGCCACTACCACCGGCGGCTGGTCGACTCGCCGCAGGATCTGGTCCTCGCCGACCCCGGGCCGCAGGACATGTTCGACGACCGGGTGTACAAGCGCGGCGCGCTGGCCCTGCACACGCTGCGCCGGCGCATCGGCGACGACGCGTTCTTCGCGCTGCTCAGGGAGTGGACATCGCGGTACCGGCATGCCAGCGTCGTGACCGACGACTTCATCGCGCTGGCCGCGCAGTACACCGAGGACTCGCTGCGCCCGCTGTGGGCGGCGTGGCTGTATTCCGCGGAGGTTCCCGAGCTGGACCTGCCGTGACCGACGCCGCCGCCAGCCCTTCCGGGGCCGTCACCCGCAGCAGCGTGGTGCGCGTCGGGGCGGCGACCGCGGTGTCGGCGCTGTGCGGGTACGCGGTGCTGTATCTGGCCGCCCGGGATCTCGAGCCGGCCGGCTTCTCGGTGTTCAGCGTGTTCTGGGGCGCGTTCGGGCTGGCCAGCGGAGCCGCGTTCGGCCTGCTGCAGGAGAGCACCCGTGAGGTCCGCTCGGCACGGGGCGAGCCGGGCCGCAGCCGTCCGATGCGCATCGGTGCGGGCGTCGGGGTGGGGGCGGCCGCGCTGATCGCGCTGACCTCACCGCTGTGGTCGGCCCACGTGTTCGTCGAGGACCGCGCGCTGAGCATCGCGCTGCTGAGCCTCGGGCTGGCCGGCTTCTGTGTGCACACCACGCTGCTCGGCATGCTCGCCGGACGCAACCAGTGGTCCGGGTACGGCGCTCTGATGGTGACCGACGCGCTGCTGAGGGTCACGGTCGCCGCGGCGAGCTTCGCGATCGGCTGGGGGCTGGGCGGGTACCTGTGGGCCACGGTCGCCGGTGCGGTCAGCTGGGTGCTGATGCTGGCGCTCTCCCCCGCGGCCCGGGCGGCGGCGCGCGTGCACACCCCCGCCGACACGGTGACCTTTCTGCGCGGCGTCGGGCATTCGACCACCGCGGCGGGGGCCAGCGCGGTCCTCGTCATGGGCTTTCCGGTGTTGCTCCAGGCCACCTCCGGTGACCTCGGCGCCACCGGCGGGGTGGTGATCCTGGCGGTCACCCTCACCCGGGCGCCGCTGCTGGTGCCGCTGACCGCGATGCAGGGAAACCTGATCGCATACTTCGTGGATCAGCGTGCTCATCGGGTGCGCGCTCTGGCCGCGCCGGC is a window from the Mycolicibacterium poriferae genome containing:
- a CDS encoding M1 family metallopeptidase; amino-acid sequence: MTGRRASKKSSAPVIDPYLPTAGNFGYRVSRYELELEYKVAINRLGGTATVTAVTLAELQTFSLDLSSALSVAKVTVNGKRPKHFRTDRDKLHITLADRLPAGAAMTVAVRYSGTPRPKRTPWGEVGFEELTEGALVAGQPNGASSWFPCDDHPSAKASFRIQIATESAYLTLANGKLLSRRARAGMTTWTYEQSEPTSTYLITLQVGPYTRRRMAKNGVEIFSVLPDRLRREFDHDFGRQPQMMKLFVKLFGPYPLADGYTVVVTDDDLEIPLEAQGISIFGANHCDGRRGSERLVAHELAHQWFGNSVTAQRWRHIWLHEGFACYAEWLWSDHCGERSADDWARHYHRRLVDSPQDLVLADPGPQDMFDDRVYKRGALALHTLRRRIGDDAFFALLREWTSRYRHASVVTDDFIALAAQYTEDSLRPLWAAWLYSAEVPELDLP
- a CDS encoding MATE family efflux transporter, with translation MTDAAASPSGAVTRSSVVRVGAATAVSALCGYAVLYLAARDLEPAGFSVFSVFWGAFGLASGAAFGLLQESTREVRSARGEPGRSRPMRIGAGVGVGAAALIALTSPLWSAHVFVEDRALSIALLSLGLAGFCVHTTLLGMLAGRNQWSGYGALMVTDALLRVTVAAASFAIGWGLGGYLWATVAGAVSWVLMLALSPAARAAARVHTPADTVTFLRGVGHSTTAAGASAVLVMGFPVLLQATSGDLGATGGVVILAVTLTRAPLLVPLTAMQGNLIAYFVDQRAHRVRALAAPAALVAGLGALGVLVAGLVGPWFLRTAFGPQYQADGALLAWLTAAAVAIALLTLTGAATVAAALHRAYAAGWLSATLASALLLLMPLTLEVRTVVALMCGPLFGMAVHLVALAGDRPAGR